A portion of the Flavobacterium limnophilum genome contains these proteins:
- a CDS encoding sialate O-acetylesterase, whose protein sequence is MKNNLIAFVLFLTFFSTAFANVTLPNLFSDNMVLQRNSEVTIWGWANPQEEVVIAPSWNNQTYKIKASNQAKWEINIPTPNEGGPFAISIKGYNEIVLKNILIGEVWVCSGQSNMEMNASWGIENADEAVKNATNSNIRFFTVPKLTATTPQNNLSGNWTECTPETMKYFSAAGYFFAKRLQEELKNVPIGLISSNWGGTPAEIWMPEEVIQNDAVLLEAAKTRKEERYGPNQPGRAFNAMIYPLINFKIAGVIWYQGESNVGSPVYDKTFSALITSWRKLWKSDFPFYYVQIAPYNYGENHFGGAVIRDAQRKVLQQVPNTGMAMTSDISPIDDIHPKDKKSVGTRLANLALANTYKTNTALVNGPLYKGIKIEKNKVVVSFDFAEGLHFSNLKSNQFEIAGADGIFYEATAAIKNNTVIVQSDKMKNPVKVRYAWKNNAQSQLFNKANLPASSFISE, encoded by the coding sequence ATGAAAAATAATTTAATCGCATTTGTTCTTTTCCTGACATTTTTTAGTACGGCTTTCGCCAATGTTACGCTGCCGAACCTGTTTTCGGATAACATGGTTTTGCAACGCAATTCTGAAGTCACCATTTGGGGTTGGGCAAATCCGCAGGAAGAAGTCGTGATTGCGCCAAGTTGGAACAATCAAACTTATAAAATCAAAGCCAGCAATCAGGCGAAATGGGAAATCAATATTCCCACTCCAAATGAAGGAGGACCATTCGCAATTTCGATAAAAGGCTACAACGAAATCGTATTGAAAAACATCCTGATTGGCGAAGTTTGGGTTTGTTCTGGGCAATCCAATATGGAAATGAACGCCAGTTGGGGAATCGAAAATGCCGATGAAGCAGTAAAAAATGCCACAAATTCGAACATTCGATTTTTTACCGTTCCAAAATTAACGGCGACAACTCCCCAAAATAATCTTTCTGGAAATTGGACGGAATGCACGCCCGAAACAATGAAATATTTCAGTGCTGCCGGATATTTTTTTGCTAAACGTTTGCAGGAAGAATTGAAAAATGTGCCTATCGGTTTGATTTCTTCCAATTGGGGCGGAACTCCAGCCGAAATTTGGATGCCGGAAGAAGTGATTCAAAATGATGCCGTTTTATTGGAAGCCGCCAAAACCAGAAAAGAAGAAAGATATGGTCCGAACCAACCGGGACGTGCTTTCAATGCCATGATTTATCCTTTGATAAACTTCAAAATCGCGGGCGTGATTTGGTATCAAGGCGAAAGCAATGTGGGTTCACCAGTTTACGACAAAACTTTTTCCGCTTTAATCACGTCTTGGAGGAAACTATGGAAATCGGATTTTCCGTTTTATTACGTTCAGATTGCACCTTATAATTACGGTGAAAATCATTTTGGTGGTGCTGTCATTCGCGACGCCCAACGAAAAGTGTTGCAACAAGTTCCCAATACAGGAATGGCAATGACCAGCGACATTTCGCCCATTGACGACATTCATCCAAAAGACAAGAAATCGGTGGGAACGCGTTTGGCGAACTTGGCTTTGGCGAATACCTATAAAACGAACACTGCATTGGTCAACGGTCCACTTTACAAAGGAATTAAAATCGAGAAAAACAAAGTCGTGGTTTCTTTTGATTTTGCCGAAGGATTGCATTTTTCGAATCTTAAATCCAATCAATTTGAAATCGCTGGAGCTGACGGAATTTTTTATGAAGCTACTGCCGCAATCAAAAACAACACAGTAATTGTACAATCGGATAAGATGAAAAACCCTGTAAAAGTGCGTTATGCTTGGAAAAACAATGCCCAATCCCAACTTTTTAATAAAGCCAATTTGCCCGCTTCGTCTTTTATAAGTGAATAA
- a CDS encoding polysaccharide deacetylase family protein, with product MKHILPSFLAGLILSMAILFKSETIKREVPEKRMVHSAKIVLKPEIPVLCYHRIRNILGSDGKNMKIYSVSPVHFAQQMKALHDNGYHTVLPDQLYQYLVNDGNLPPKPIIITFDDTREEHYRIGAPEMNKYGYKGVFFIMTVSINRPGYMTKAQIKDLSDSGNGIGAHTWDHHPVTKYKEADWNIQIINPKKQLESITGKPINYFAYPCGEWNSQAIAKLKNNGYQLGFILSTKSNPDEPLFTIRRLIVPGSLSADGMLKAVESSFKK from the coding sequence ATGAAACATATTCTACCTTCATTTCTGGCTGGATTGATTTTATCGATGGCAATTCTCTTTAAATCTGAAACGATAAAAAGGGAAGTTCCTGAAAAAAGAATGGTTCATTCGGCAAAAATAGTTCTAAAACCGGAAATCCCCGTATTGTGTTATCATCGCATCCGGAATATTCTTGGGAGTGACGGAAAAAACATGAAAATTTATTCTGTTTCCCCCGTCCATTTTGCCCAGCAAATGAAAGCTTTGCATGACAACGGATACCATACCGTTTTACCGGATCAGTTATATCAATATTTGGTTAACGACGGAAACCTGCCTCCAAAACCCATAATAATCACCTTTGACGATACTCGCGAGGAACACTACCGAATTGGTGCTCCAGAAATGAACAAATATGGTTACAAGGGCGTATTTTTTATTATGACCGTTTCCATCAACCGCCCAGGATACATGACCAAAGCCCAAATCAAAGATTTATCGGATAGTGGAAACGGCATTGGCGCGCACACTTGGGATCATCATCCGGTAACAAAATATAAAGAGGCAGACTGGAACATACAGATTATAAATCCCAAAAAACAATTGGAATCCATTACCGGAAAACCCATAAATTATTTCGCTTATCCCTGTGGCGAATGGAATTCACAAGCTATTGCCAAATTAAAAAACAATGGCTACCAGCTTGGCTTTATCCTTTCGACAAAGAGTAATCCTGACGAGCCACTCTTCACCATCAGGAGATTAATTGTTCCCGGTTCCTTGTCTGCTGACGGGATGCTCAAAGCTGTTGAATCCTCTTTCAAAAAATGA
- a CDS encoding SGNH/GDSL hydrolase family protein, giving the protein MIFRKIQLVILLISFSFVSLAQKKEETRSFFEYQGRIEKMQDNQAILVGAASSVSFDFKGNSCSISLQSLVDHQNYVSLELDGKYIGRIRIEKGDVKSFPIVVSEKKKTHHLAIYKATEAANGGVLFAGTTAKLIKSPAPKTKKKIELIGDSITCGFGNDASTIPCGTGDWYDQHNAYWAYGPVLSRALDLDFVLSSVSGYGMYRNWNDEHLEEPIIPEVYENLYLNKDSSKPYNFKFQPDLVSICLGTNDLSEGDGKKPRLPFNEEKYVSNYIEFIKTVYKHAPNTRIVLLNSPMVSGDRNTTLVNCLKKVIQAFENDTVHKPIALFEFQPMVPKGCGYHPDIADDKVMADQLIPYFKQLLNEK; this is encoded by the coding sequence ATGATTTTTAGAAAAATACAGCTTGTAATTCTATTAATTTCCTTTTCATTCGTTTCCCTAGCCCAAAAGAAGGAAGAAACCCGATCGTTTTTTGAATATCAGGGAAGAATCGAAAAAATGCAAGACAATCAAGCGATTTTAGTTGGTGCCGCGTCTTCAGTTTCATTTGATTTCAAAGGAAATTCCTGTTCCATTTCGTTGCAAAGTCTGGTGGATCATCAAAATTATGTTTCCCTGGAACTCGACGGAAAATACATAGGCAGAATTCGAATCGAAAAAGGAGATGTGAAATCCTTTCCAATCGTGGTTTCCGAAAAGAAAAAAACACACCATCTCGCCATTTACAAAGCGACCGAAGCGGCCAACGGCGGGGTTTTGTTTGCAGGAACAACAGCGAAATTAATAAAAAGTCCAGCGCCAAAAACCAAGAAAAAAATCGAACTCATAGGCGATTCCATCACTTGCGGATTTGGCAACGATGCCTCGACAATTCCTTGTGGAACTGGCGATTGGTACGACCAACACAACGCCTATTGGGCTTATGGACCGGTACTTTCCAGAGCTTTGGATTTGGATTTTGTACTAAGTTCCGTTTCGGGCTACGGAATGTATCGCAACTGGAACGACGAGCATCTCGAAGAACCGATTATCCCCGAGGTTTATGAAAATTTATACCTTAATAAAGACAGTTCTAAACCATACAATTTTAAATTTCAACCCGATTTAGTGAGCATTTGTTTGGGAACCAACGACCTTTCCGAAGGCGATGGCAAAAAACCAAGATTGCCTTTTAATGAAGAAAAATATGTTTCGAATTACATCGAATTCATCAAAACCGTTTACAAACACGCTCCCAATACTCGAATTGTTTTGCTTAATAGCCCAATGGTTTCGGGCGATAGAAATACAACTTTGGTCAATTGTTTGAAAAAAGTCATTCAAGCGTTCGAAAATGATACGGTTCATAAACCAATTGCCTTGTTCGAATTCCAACCGATGGTTCCAAAAGGTTGCGGTTATCATCCCGACATTGCCGATGATAAAGTGATGGCCGACCAATTAATTCCTTATTTTAAACAACTATTAAATGAAAAATAA
- the bglX gene encoding beta-glucosidase BglX: MKNKKLIIAGFFSLITIGTMNAQKKPHLDKTKPIEERISLLMKEMTLEEKVGQMNQYNGFWEVTGPAPKGGNAELKYKHLRDGWVGSMLTVRGVKEVRAVQKIAVEETRLGIPLIIGFDVIHGYKTLSPIPLAEAASWDLEAIKKSAQIAADEASASGINWTFGPMVDISREARWGRVMEGAGEDPYLGSKIATARVKGFQGETRADLVKVNTIAACAKHFAAYGFAEAGKEYNTVDIGNATLYNTVLPPFQAANDAGVRTYMNSFNILNGIPATGSSFLQRDILKGKWKFDGFVITDWASIREMISHGFAKDGAEASEKAVKAGSDMDMESYLYVAELVKLVKEGKVKEALVDDAVRRILRVKFELGLFDDPYKYCDEKREKATIGNKANNDGVLDMAKKSIVLLKNDKNLLPLKKSGQKIALIGALANDKNSPLGSWRIAADDNSAVSVLEGMQQYKGNQLTFEKGADLVIGKQSFTSELVFNTTDKSGFDAAKKVAANADVVVMVLGEVGFQSGEGRSRTNLDLPGVQQELLEEIYKVNPNIVLVLNNGRPLALPWAAEHIPAIVEAWQLGTQTGNAVAQVLYGDYNPSGKLPMSFPRNVGQCPIYYNNFSTGRPTDKDNNVFWSHYTDVEKTPQFPFGFGLSYTTFDYKNLKINKTAFAKGEAVKVSVEMTNSGNYDGKEVVQLYLHDVAASLARPIKELKGFELIELKKGETKTVTLTLTEKELGFYDNDGNYLVEPGTFKIMVGGSSDKGLEGSFELE, translated from the coding sequence ATGAAAAACAAAAAACTAATCATTGCAGGATTTTTTAGTCTTATTACCATTGGAACCATGAATGCACAAAAAAAACCACATTTAGACAAAACAAAACCCATTGAAGAACGCATTTCGTTATTGATGAAAGAAATGACGCTCGAAGAAAAAGTGGGGCAAATGAACCAATACAACGGGTTTTGGGAAGTAACAGGTCCAGCGCCAAAAGGAGGAAATGCCGAACTGAAATACAAACATTTGCGTGATGGTTGGGTAGGTTCGATGCTGACGGTTCGTGGAGTGAAAGAAGTGCGTGCCGTTCAAAAAATTGCCGTTGAGGAAACCCGATTGGGAATCCCGTTAATCATTGGTTTTGACGTCATTCACGGTTATAAAACTTTGAGTCCAATTCCGTTGGCAGAAGCGGCGAGTTGGGATTTGGAAGCAATTAAAAAATCGGCTCAAATTGCGGCAGACGAAGCTTCGGCATCGGGAATCAATTGGACTTTTGGGCCAATGGTCGATATTTCTCGCGAAGCCCGTTGGGGAAGAGTGATGGAAGGAGCCGGAGAAGATCCGTATTTGGGAAGCAAAATTGCAACGGCAAGGGTCAAAGGTTTTCAAGGAGAAACCAGAGCCGATTTGGTGAAGGTAAATACCATTGCGGCTTGCGCCAAACATTTCGCTGCCTACGGTTTTGCCGAAGCCGGAAAAGAATACAACACCGTTGACATCGGTAATGCCACACTTTACAACACGGTTTTGCCACCGTTCCAAGCGGCGAATGATGCCGGAGTTCGTACCTACATGAATTCTTTTAATATCTTGAACGGAATTCCTGCAACGGGAAGCAGCTTTTTGCAAAGAGACATCTTGAAAGGCAAATGGAAATTTGACGGATTCGTGATTACCGATTGGGCTTCCATTCGAGAAATGATTTCGCACGGTTTTGCCAAAGACGGAGCCGAAGCTTCGGAAAAAGCCGTAAAAGCGGGATCGGATATGGATATGGAATCGTATTTGTATGTTGCCGAATTGGTCAAATTGGTCAAGGAAGGAAAAGTAAAAGAAGCCTTGGTGGACGATGCCGTTCGAAGAATTCTTCGCGTGAAATTCGAATTGGGTTTGTTTGACGACCCGTACAAATATTGTGACGAGAAAAGAGAAAAAGCCACCATTGGCAACAAAGCCAACAACGACGGGGTTTTGGATATGGCCAAAAAATCGATTGTATTGTTGAAAAACGACAAGAATTTGCTTCCACTAAAAAAATCAGGACAAAAAATTGCCTTGATTGGGGCTTTGGCCAATGATAAAAACAGCCCATTGGGAAGTTGGAGAATTGCTGCCGATGACAATTCCGCCGTTTCCGTTTTGGAGGGAATGCAACAATACAAAGGCAATCAATTGACTTTCGAAAAAGGAGCTGATTTAGTTATTGGTAAACAGTCGTTCACTAGTGAATTAGTTTTCAATACGACTGATAAATCTGGATTTGATGCTGCCAAAAAAGTAGCCGCCAATGCCGATGTCGTGGTGATGGTTTTGGGGGAAGTTGGTTTCCAGTCTGGAGAAGGACGCAGCAGAACGAACCTTGATTTGCCTGGAGTTCAGCAAGAATTATTGGAAGAAATCTATAAAGTAAATCCAAACATCGTGTTGGTTTTAAATAACGGAAGACCTTTGGCTTTGCCTTGGGCAGCCGAACATATTCCTGCTATTGTCGAGGCTTGGCAACTGGGAACCCAAACCGGAAATGCCGTGGCGCAAGTCTTGTATGGCGATTACAATCCGAGTGGAAAATTGCCAATGTCTTTTCCAAGAAACGTAGGGCAATGCCCAATTTATTACAACAATTTCAGTACAGGACGACCAACGGATAAAGACAATAACGTGTTTTGGTCGCATTATACCGATGTGGAAAAAACACCACAATTTCCTTTTGGATTTGGATTGAGTTACACGACTTTCGACTATAAAAATTTGAAAATCAACAAAACGGCTTTCGCCAAAGGAGAAGCGGTAAAAGTTTCGGTTGAAATGACGAATTCTGGAAATTACGACGGAAAAGAAGTGGTACAATTGTACCTTCACGATGTTGCTGCCAGCTTGGCAAGACCCATAAAAGAGTTGAAAGGCTTCGAATTAATCGAATTGAAAAAAGGCGAAACCAAAACAGTTACCCTGACTTTGACCGAAAAAGAACTTGGTTTCTATGACAACGACGGCAATTACTTGGTAGAACCCGGAACTTTCAAAATTATGGTAGGAGGAAGCTCCGACAAAGGTTTGGAAGGTAGTTTTGAGTTGGAATAA
- a CDS encoding aldo/keto reductase encodes MEYNRCGKSGLKLPQISLGLWHNFGSVDSFENAESIAVAAFDKGITHFDLANNYGPVPGSAETNFGKILKNNFQGNLRDEIVVSTKAGYTMWDGPYGDWGSRKYLLSSLDQSLKRMDLEYVDIFYSHRFDPETPLEETMTALDYAVRSGKALYAGISNYPPKQTAEAAAILKELGTPCLIHQVKYSMFVRTPEEGLLDVLGEKGIGCIAFSPLAQGLLTDRYLKGIPENSRASKAAFLKPEHLTEEKIKVIAALNDIAQSRNQSLAQMALAWLLKDNRITSVLIGASSVGQLQNNIDALGNIDFTKTELDKIEGILASV; translated from the coding sequence ATGGAATACAATAGATGTGGAAAAAGTGGCTTGAAATTACCACAAATTTCCTTGGGATTATGGCACAACTTCGGTTCGGTGGATTCCTTCGAAAATGCCGAAAGTATTGCCGTTGCCGCTTTCGACAAAGGAATTACCCATTTTGATTTGGCTAATAATTACGGACCGGTTCCGGGTTCGGCGGAGACCAATTTTGGTAAAATCCTCAAAAATAATTTTCAAGGAAACCTTCGGGATGAAATCGTGGTTTCGACCAAGGCGGGTTACACAATGTGGGATGGCCCTTATGGCGATTGGGGTTCCCGCAAATATCTGTTGTCGAGTTTGGATCAAAGTTTAAAACGAATGGATTTGGAGTATGTGGATATTTTTTATTCGCACCGTTTTGACCCCGAAACGCCTTTGGAAGAAACGATGACGGCTTTGGATTATGCCGTTCGAAGTGGGAAAGCTTTGTACGCTGGAATTTCTAATTATCCACCAAAACAAACCGCCGAAGCTGCAGCGATTCTAAAAGAATTGGGAACACCTTGTTTGATTCATCAAGTGAAATATTCGATGTTTGTTCGCACGCCCGAAGAAGGTTTGCTGGATGTTTTGGGAGAAAAAGGAATTGGTTGCATCGCTTTTTCTCCATTGGCACAAGGACTTTTGACCGATAGGTACCTCAAAGGAATTCCCGAAAATTCGAGAGCTTCGAAAGCAGCCTTTTTGAAACCGGAACACCTTACCGAAGAAAAGATTAAGGTAATCGCCGCCTTGAATGACATCGCTCAAAGTAGAAACCAATCTTTGGCACAAATGGCGTTGGCTTGGTTGCTCAAAGACAACCGAATTACCTCAGTCTTGATTGGTGCCAGTTCGGTGGGACAATTGCAGAACAATATTGATGCGTTGGGTAATATCGATTTTACGAAAACGGAATTGGATAAGATTGAAGGGATTTTGGCGTCTGTGTAA
- a CDS encoding glycoside hydrolase family 97 protein, with protein MKTIILVFAFLFFYTSYSQKKQNFQLVSPNGKIEVTITLSDKITWTITHEKGTVLSASPMSMTLNEGEIVGKNPILLNIKKESVKNSFETPLYKKKKVEDNYNQLLLNFKGDFGIEYRAFDEGVAYRFITKKKGDITVKSEKVVLNFDQDYATLMPYVRDLRNPKDPYISSFESHYENKKISEFAKDTLAFLPFLVDYKNHKKAVFLEANLQDYPGMFVTNNKTKSGFEARFPNYPLQEMNGGFNYLNKLISQRADYLVKTKGTRNFPWRIVVISENDAALANNDMVQRLSEPSKIKDISWIKPGKVAWDWWNDWNIYNVNFQAGINTETYKYYIDFAAKNKVEYVVLDEGWSVETNIMEHNPKVDLKTLIGYGKERNVSIILWASWMALHENIDAIFKNYADLGIKGFKVDFIDRDDAKMVNSVYEIAQKAANYKLLLDFHGMYKPTGIQRTYPNILNFEGVKGLENNKWTPNDDVPTYDCSIPFIRMMAGPMDYTPGAMRNATKSEFKPSNSNPVSQGTRCHQLALYTIFEAPLQMMADSPTAYMAAQESTDFIAKIPTVFDETVALDGEVGKYISIARKKGKNWYLGAITNWNSRDITIDFSFLEKGKTFDADLFTDGINAEKAAIDYKREKITVDSSTKMTFHLASGGGLSAIISLK; from the coding sequence ATGAAAACAATAATCTTAGTGTTTGCTTTTTTGTTTTTTTACACTTCCTATTCCCAAAAGAAACAAAATTTTCAATTGGTTTCCCCCAATGGAAAAATCGAAGTTACAATCACCCTTTCCGACAAAATAACTTGGACAATCACCCACGAAAAAGGAACTGTTTTGAGTGCTTCGCCAATGTCGATGACTTTAAATGAAGGTGAAATAGTAGGCAAAAACCCAATACTTTTAAATATCAAAAAGGAAAGTGTCAAAAATTCATTTGAAACGCCGCTTTACAAAAAGAAAAAAGTTGAAGATAATTACAATCAATTGCTATTGAATTTCAAAGGTGATTTCGGCATCGAATACCGCGCTTTTGATGAAGGAGTTGCCTATCGATTTATAACAAAAAAGAAAGGCGACATTACCGTAAAATCGGAAAAAGTGGTTTTGAATTTCGATCAGGATTACGCTACTCTAATGCCGTATGTCCGGGATTTAAGAAACCCGAAAGATCCGTATATTTCCTCTTTTGAATCGCATTACGAAAACAAAAAAATCAGCGAATTTGCCAAAGACACTTTAGCATTTCTGCCTTTCTTGGTGGATTATAAAAATCATAAAAAAGCCGTTTTCCTCGAAGCAAATCTTCAGGATTATCCGGGAATGTTTGTAACCAACAACAAAACGAAATCAGGATTTGAAGCGCGTTTCCCCAACTATCCTTTACAGGAAATGAACGGCGGATTCAACTACCTCAACAAACTAATCAGCCAAAGAGCCGATTATTTGGTTAAAACCAAAGGAACTCGAAATTTTCCTTGGCGGATTGTTGTCATTTCAGAAAATGATGCGGCTTTGGCCAATAATGATATGGTGCAGCGATTGTCCGAACCTTCAAAAATAAAAGATATTAGCTGGATAAAACCAGGCAAAGTGGCGTGGGATTGGTGGAATGACTGGAACATCTACAACGTCAATTTTCAGGCGGGAATCAACACCGAAACCTATAAATATTACATTGATTTTGCTGCTAAAAACAAGGTCGAATATGTGGTTTTGGACGAAGGTTGGAGCGTGGAGACCAACATTATGGAACATAACCCAAAAGTAGATTTGAAAACTTTAATTGGGTATGGCAAAGAACGAAATGTAAGCATTATCCTTTGGGCATCCTGGATGGCATTGCACGAAAATATCGATGCGATTTTCAAAAACTACGCCGATTTGGGTATCAAAGGTTTCAAAGTCGATTTTATAGACCGCGACGATGCCAAAATGGTGAATTCCGTTTATGAAATTGCCCAAAAAGCAGCCAATTACAAGTTATTGCTCGATTTTCACGGGATGTACAAACCAACAGGAATCCAACGCACTTATCCCAATATTTTGAACTTTGAAGGAGTAAAAGGATTGGAAAACAACAAATGGACACCGAACGATGATGTTCCAACTTACGATTGCTCGATTCCGTTTATCCGAATGATGGCGGGGCCGATGGATTATACACCGGGAGCGATGCGAAATGCGACCAAAAGCGAATTCAAACCCAGCAATTCAAACCCTGTAAGTCAAGGAACGCGATGTCACCAACTGGCATTGTACACCATCTTTGAAGCGCCGTTGCAAATGATGGCCGACAGTCCAACGGCTTATATGGCGGCACAAGAATCGACCGATTTTATTGCGAAAATCCCAACCGTTTTTGATGAAACCGTGGCTTTGGATGGCGAAGTTGGAAAATACATTTCAATAGCCCGAAAAAAAGGAAAAAATTGGTATTTAGGAGCAATTACCAATTGGAACAGTAGAGATATTACGATAGATTTTTCATTTTTGGAAAAAGGAAAAACCTTTGACGCCGATTTATTTACCGATGGAATAAATGCCGAAAAAGCAGCCATAGATTACAAAAGAGAAAAAATCACCGTTGATTCCTCGACTAAAATGACCTTTCATTTGGCCAGCGGCGGTGGATTATCAGCGATTATTTCATTAAAATAA
- a CDS encoding glycoside hydrolase 5 family protein: MKKSALQIVLALFCLISSSCQAQKQQPKITVKGTQFFKGDKPYSYIGTNFWYGSLLASKKVGDRKRLLRELDLMQENGIDNLRILVGGDGGKYDFTVRPALQYEQGKYDQDLLDGLDFLMAEMGKRKMYAVLYLTNNWEWSGGMSQYLEWNGKGPIPVPAIPPNTWPQYMSYTEKFHSCEPCMEALNNHVKFIMTRTNAYTKRKYTDDNTIMAWQVGNEPRLFTVENEAKFTAWLNNIVDLMDSLDKNHLISTGSEGLNSSNDKIEIFERTHQNPNIDYLTMHIWPKNWNWFKADDAEKTLPTTLENAGKYIDTHIKVAQNLKRPIIIEEFGLPRENESLVSSSSVANRDVFYNYIFNRVLESHKNKGVLQAANFWGFGGEGKAVTPDGKWKPGDPLTTDPPQEPQGLNSVFSSDKSTLDIVKKYNLELK; the protein is encoded by the coding sequence ATGAAAAAATCCGCACTGCAAATAGTTTTAGCCCTTTTTTGTTTGATAAGCAGCTCTTGTCAAGCCCAAAAACAACAACCCAAAATCACGGTCAAAGGAACCCAATTCTTCAAAGGAGACAAACCGTATTCTTACATTGGAACCAATTTTTGGTACGGAAGTTTGTTGGCTTCCAAAAAAGTGGGCGACAGAAAAAGACTATTGCGCGAACTGGATTTGATGCAGGAAAATGGGATTGATAACTTGCGTATTTTAGTAGGTGGCGATGGTGGAAAATACGATTTTACCGTTCGTCCCGCTTTGCAATACGAGCAAGGAAAATACGACCAAGACTTGCTTGACGGTTTGGATTTCTTGATGGCCGAAATGGGCAAACGCAAGATGTACGCCGTTTTGTATTTGACCAACAACTGGGAATGGTCGGGCGGAATGTCGCAATATTTGGAATGGAACGGAAAAGGCCCAATTCCAGTGCCGGCAATTCCGCCAAATACTTGGCCGCAGTATATGTCCTACACCGAAAAATTCCACAGTTGCGAACCGTGTATGGAAGCATTGAACAATCACGTGAAGTTTATTATGACGCGAACAAATGCCTACACCAAAAGAAAATATACCGATGACAATACCATAATGGCTTGGCAAGTAGGCAACGAACCGAGACTTTTTACCGTGGAAAACGAAGCGAAGTTTACCGCTTGGCTCAACAACATTGTCGATTTGATGGATAGCTTGGACAAAAATCATTTGATTTCGACTGGCTCCGAAGGATTGAATAGTTCGAACGACAAGATAGAAATTTTCGAAAGAACGCATCAAAACCCGAATATCGATTATCTCACGATGCACATTTGGCCCAAAAACTGGAATTGGTTCAAAGCCGACGATGCCGAAAAAACTTTGCCAACCACACTGGAAAATGCAGGGAAATATATTGATACTCACATCAAAGTGGCGCAAAATCTAAAAAGACCCATCATCATTGAAGAATTTGGTTTGCCAAGAGAAAACGAAAGTTTAGTTTCCAGTTCATCTGTAGCCAACAGAGATGTTTTTTACAACTATATCTTCAATAGAGTTCTAGAAAGTCATAAAAATAAGGGCGTGTTGCAAGCCGCCAATTTCTGGGGATTTGGTGGCGAAGGAAAAGCCGTTACGCCAGACGGAAAATGGAAACCCGGAGATCCATTAACCACCGATCCGCCTCAAGAACCACAAGGGTTAAACAGCGTTTTTTCTTCGGATAAATCGACTTTGGATATTGTGAAAAAGTATAATTTGGAGTTGAAATAA